The Nitrosomonas sp. sh817 genome includes a window with the following:
- a CDS encoding methyl-accepting chemotaxis protein has protein sequence MFNNMTIKSRLVLVIGILSVLLAGVGGLGLYGIDQSNGNLKTVYEDRTVVLGDLNTVLDRVHRVRLNAVMAANMKDVSIAKQRTAMTAERDAEIEATWQKFMNTILTPEEEQLAKSFTQQWAIYKESRNRTMNLAMTGDFENAHANATSDAVPKFDEAHKTLMALIELQSKVAGQEYAEAQSNFSTMFALTATMVGLGVVLAVIIGMLLIRAVIGPLNEAVAVANAVAAGDLTSRIEVNSNNETGRLLQALKTMNDNLVDLVGKVRSGTDQIATASGEIASGNSDLSQRTEEQASSLEETASSMEELTSTVRQNADNARQANQLAAGASEVAVKGGAVVGQVVQTMSSINESSKKIVDIISVIDGIAFQTNILALNAAVEAARAGEQGRGFAVVATEVRTLAQRSAAAAKEIKELISDSVAKVEDGTRLVDEAGATMDEIVSAVKRVTDIMSEISAASQEQSSGIEQVNQAVTQMDEVTQQNAALVEEAAAAAESMQEQAQSLTQAVSVFRLSGESSMSMLVKRNNRPATVAKLPNRGPATKKALVKSSASPASEPAPRKVAAGGGGEDWEEF, from the coding sequence ATGTTTAATAATATGACGATTAAATCACGATTGGTACTTGTTATCGGCATACTGTCAGTTTTGCTCGCCGGTGTTGGCGGTTTGGGTTTGTACGGAATCGATCAATCCAATGGAAATTTAAAGACGGTATACGAAGACCGGACTGTGGTACTGGGTGATTTAAATACGGTTCTTGACCGGGTTCATCGGGTACGTCTGAACGCAGTGATGGCAGCGAATATGAAAGATGTTTCCATTGCCAAGCAACGTACTGCGATGACGGCGGAAAGAGATGCCGAAATCGAAGCAACATGGCAAAAATTCATGAATACGATTCTAACGCCTGAAGAAGAGCAATTGGCAAAAAGCTTTACACAGCAATGGGCGATTTATAAAGAATCACGCAATCGCACAATGAATTTGGCGATGACGGGGGATTTTGAAAATGCCCATGCCAATGCGACGTCCGATGCGGTACCAAAATTTGATGAGGCGCATAAAACTTTGATGGCTTTGATCGAATTGCAGTCGAAGGTTGCAGGACAAGAATACGCTGAAGCGCAAAGCAATTTCAGTACGATGTTTGCGCTTACAGCAACGATGGTGGGATTAGGAGTTGTACTGGCGGTAATCATCGGCATGCTGCTAATTCGTGCCGTGATAGGTCCACTCAATGAAGCGGTAGCTGTCGCTAACGCGGTAGCGGCTGGTGATTTGACTAGCCGCATTGAAGTGAACTCGAACAATGAAACAGGGCGTTTGCTGCAAGCGCTGAAAACCATGAATGACAATCTGGTTGACTTAGTCGGAAAAGTGCGTTCGGGCACGGATCAGATTGCCACGGCATCGGGAGAGATTGCATCGGGCAACTCGGATCTGAGTCAGCGCACCGAAGAACAAGCGTCAAGCCTGGAAGAAACTGCATCCAGCATGGAAGAATTGACCTCAACCGTCAGACAAAATGCCGATAATGCACGCCAAGCGAATCAACTGGCGGCAGGCGCATCGGAAGTTGCAGTCAAGGGTGGTGCGGTAGTAGGGCAAGTGGTGCAAACCATGAGTTCGATTAATGAGAGTTCCAAGAAAATTGTCGACATCATCAGCGTGATCGATGGCATTGCATTCCAAACCAACATTCTGGCATTGAACGCAGCAGTCGAAGCGGCCCGGGCCGGGGAGCAAGGCCGTGGCTTTGCGGTGGTGGCGACGGAAGTAAGAACCCTGGCGCAACGTTCAGCAGCGGCGGCAAAAGAGATCAAAGAGCTGATCAGCGACTCGGTGGCGAAAGTGGAAGACGGTACCCGTCTGGTCGACGAAGCAGGTGCGACGATGGATGAAATCGTGAGCGCGGTGAAACGTGTGACCGATATCATGAGCGAAATTTCCGCGGCATCACAAGAACAAAGCTCTGGAATCGAACAGGTCAATCAAGCGGTTACGCAGATGGACGAGGTGACGCAACAGAATGCCGCGCTGGTGGAGGAAGCAGCCGCAGCCGCCGAATCGATGCAAGAACAAGCGCAATCGCTAACACAAGCAGTAAGCGTGTTCAGGTTGTCTGGTGAAAGTTCTATGTCAATGCTTGTAAAAAGAAACAATCGTCCAGCAACGGTTGCTAAATTGCCTAACCGCGGCCCGGCAACGAAAAAAGCGTTGGTAAAATCCAGTGCGAGCCCGGCCAGTGAACCGGCGCCTCGCAAAGTTGCAGCCGGAGGCGGTGGAGAGGATTGGGAAGAGTTCTAA
- a CDS encoding MbcA/ParS/Xre antitoxin family protein, producing MLAIYQVVYDRLFNPPTPSLRNTDGDAMVFQKLVYDIQSPQAAFTALKQLCIDSTEDELLQDAEFDAAGGLHRIEFPWLKKNNAKNTILGHIRINGRQLAVEVNSGKRAQQFQKLIKKLLPEARYKTSVIESPQAKLEHMPDQGESAQARQRREEQEKLNNRPEVRKKITELMREHYRQWPHEKLPALNGKTPLQAIKTEDDREMVEALLRDFELSNADSNLPIDSSIFDELRERLGLKKR from the coding sequence ATGCTCGCCATTTATCAAGTAGTTTACGACCGGCTATTCAATCCACCCACGCCGTCACTGCGCAATACCGACGGCGATGCGATGGTATTTCAAAAACTCGTTTACGACATACAGTCTCCGCAAGCGGCTTTCACCGCGCTAAAACAGCTTTGCATCGACAGCACCGAAGACGAACTTCTGCAAGACGCCGAATTTGACGCGGCAGGCGGACTGCACCGCATCGAATTTCCATGGCTGAAAAAAAACAATGCCAAGAACACCATCCTCGGCCACATCCGGATCAACGGCCGCCAGCTCGCCGTCGAAGTCAATTCCGGCAAACGCGCGCAACAATTCCAGAAACTGATCAAAAAATTATTACCGGAAGCCCGCTACAAAACCAGCGTCATCGAATCTCCGCAAGCAAAGCTAGAACACATGCCGGACCAAGGCGAAAGCGCCCAAGCCAGGCAACGCCGGGAAGAGCAGGAAAAACTGAACAACCGCCCGGAAGTACGGAAAAAAATTACGGAACTCATGCGTGAACACTACCGCCAATGGCCGCATGAAAAACTGCCCGCCCTGAACGGCAAAACACCGCTGCAAGCCATCAAAACCGAAGATGACCGTGAAATGGTCGAAGCGCTGCTGCGGGATTTCGAGTTAAGCAATGCAGATTCCAATTTACCAATCGACTCATCCATTTTCGACGAACTGCGCGAGCGATTGGGCTTAAAGAAACGCTAA
- a CDS encoding M48 family metallopeptidase has protein sequence MQTFTLIFLFALLVTTLMQVWLSIRHIRHVRAHQHQVPEEFASKISLADHQKAAAYTCAKTSTRYPGILLHVVLLLTFTLGGGLSALSEFWAGWFSDPVVHGMALIISTFMIMSAVELPLSYYRVFVIEERFGFNKMTPLMFFTDLIKQTAIGLLLGAPLLFCVLWLMEKTGDLWWLYAWFAWIAFNLFVLAIYPAWIAPLFNKFTPLQDAALKTRIEQLMNKCGFTASGLFVMDGSRRSNHGNAYFTGFGKTKRIVFFDTLLARLEPAEIEAVLAHELGHFKLRHVIKRIAVSFIISLGFLSLLGYSMQQAWFYEGLGVTAGSVPSTAMALLLFFLVMPVFTFLLHPISSLYSRKHEFEADAYAAQNASADDLIHALVKLYQDNAATLTPDPLHSAFYDSHPPASIRVAHLQNQGQA, from the coding sequence ATGCAAACATTTACTTTGATTTTCTTATTTGCACTGCTGGTCACCACGCTGATGCAAGTTTGGTTATCTATCCGGCACATCCGCCACGTCCGGGCGCATCAGCACCAGGTACCGGAAGAATTTGCCAGCAAGATCAGTTTGGCCGATCATCAGAAAGCAGCGGCTTACACTTGCGCAAAAACCAGCACCAGATACCCCGGTATCCTTCTGCATGTTGTGCTGCTGCTGACATTTACCCTCGGCGGCGGTTTGAGTGCTTTAAGCGAATTCTGGGCTGGCTGGTTCAGCGACCCGGTCGTTCACGGCATGGCGCTGATTATCAGCACTTTCATGATCATGAGCGCGGTTGAGCTCCCATTAAGCTATTACCGTGTGTTTGTAATCGAAGAACGTTTCGGTTTCAACAAAATGACCCCGCTGATGTTTTTCACTGATCTGATCAAACAAACTGCTATCGGTCTACTGCTTGGCGCCCCCTTGTTGTTTTGCGTGCTGTGGTTGATGGAAAAAACGGGGGATTTGTGGTGGCTGTATGCCTGGTTTGCGTGGATCGCGTTCAACCTGTTCGTGCTGGCGATCTATCCGGCCTGGATCGCACCGCTGTTTAACAAATTCACACCGTTGCAAGACGCCGCTTTGAAAACACGCATCGAGCAGTTGATGAATAAATGCGGCTTCACTGCCAGCGGCTTGTTCGTGATGGACGGCTCGCGCCGCAGCAATCACGGCAACGCTTATTTCACCGGCTTCGGCAAAACCAAGCGCATCGTGTTCTTCGATACCTTATTAGCGCGCCTCGAACCGGCTGAAATCGAAGCAGTACTGGCGCATGAACTGGGGCACTTCAAATTGCGCCACGTCATCAAGCGCATCGCAGTATCCTTCATCATCAGCCTCGGATTTCTGTCGCTGTTGGGCTATTCGATGCAACAAGCCTGGTTTTACGAAGGGTTGGGCGTAACCGCCGGCAGCGTGCCGTCAACCGCAATGGCGTTATTGCTGTTCTTTCTGGTGATGCCGGTATTCACTTTCCTGCTACATCCAATCTCCAGCCTGTATTCCCGCAAGCATGAATTTGAAGCCGATGCCTATGCCGCGCAAAACGCTTCGGCGGACGATCTGATACATGCACTGGTAAAACTCTATCAAGACAACGCCGCGACACTGACACCTGATCCATTGCATTCGGCATTTTACGATTCACACCCGCCAGCATCGATCCGTGTCGCACATTTACAAAACCAGGGGCAAGCATGA
- a CDS encoding YafY family protein, whose amino-acid sequence MNPFQRLYQLHRILAAHRLPVSHKRLEELLECSRATVTRAIDMLRDNFNAPLVYDRDRNGYHYDTKESNVFELPGVWFDANELHALLTAQQLLEQIEPGLLGAQLKPVKNRLEKILAAQHSNNPPITAHRIRILSMMGRQTGLKHFQTTASAVLQRKQLNIAYHSRSRDQQTERTVSPQRLTHYRDNWYLDAWCHKREALRSFAVERIAASTLLDTAAREIPEAELDEHFATGYGIFAGKATRTAILRFTTERARWVADEQWHPRQQGKFLPDGRYELHIPYASETELVMDILKHGAAVEVIAPETLRQTILLNLQQAQEYYVTRNKHENRT is encoded by the coding sequence TTGAATCCTTTTCAACGGCTCTATCAGCTACACCGCATTCTGGCGGCCCATCGCTTGCCGGTCTCGCATAAGCGCCTCGAAGAACTGCTGGAATGCTCGCGCGCGACGGTTACTCGCGCCATCGATATGCTGCGGGATAATTTCAACGCCCCGCTGGTATACGACCGCGACCGTAACGGCTATCACTACGACACCAAAGAAAGCAATGTTTTCGAACTGCCCGGCGTCTGGTTCGACGCCAACGAATTGCACGCATTGCTGACCGCGCAGCAATTGCTCGAACAAATCGAGCCGGGCCTGCTCGGCGCGCAACTCAAACCGGTCAAAAACCGGCTGGAAAAAATTCTCGCAGCGCAACATTCGAACAATCCGCCAATCACCGCCCATCGCATCCGCATCCTGAGTATGATGGGCAGGCAAACCGGATTGAAACATTTTCAAACAACCGCCAGCGCCGTGCTGCAACGCAAACAACTCAACATCGCCTACCACAGCCGCAGCCGCGATCAACAAACCGAACGCACCGTATCCCCGCAACGCCTCACACATTACCGCGACAACTGGTATCTCGATGCCTGGTGCCACAAACGCGAAGCCTTGCGCAGTTTCGCGGTGGAACGCATCGCCGCGTCAACCCTGCTCGATACCGCCGCGCGCGAAATTCCGGAAGCCGAACTCGACGAACACTTTGCCACCGGCTACGGCATCTTCGCCGGCAAAGCCACCCGCACCGCCATTTTACGTTTCACAACCGAACGCGCCCGCTGGGTCGCCGACGAGCAATGGCACCCGCGGCAGCAAGGAAAATTCCTGCCCGATGGCCGCTATGAACTCCACATCCCCTACGCCAGCGAAACCGAACTGGTAATGGACATTCTCAAGCACGGCGCGGCGGTTGAAGTCATCGCGCCGGAAACATTACGCCAAACCATCCTGTTAAACTTGCAGCAAGCACAAGAATATTATGTGACAAGGAACAAACATGAAAACAGGACGTAA
- the orn gene encoding oligoribonuclease — translation MAQDNNNLIWVDMEMTGLNPDTDCIIEVAVVITDSQLNTVAEGPVLVVHQSDDVLNGMDKWNQSTHSKSGLIDKVKTSCLNEAEVEAQLLEFLKLYVPRGVSPMCGNSICQDRRFMVRSMPQLETYFHYRNLDVSTLKELAKRWKPEIASGFSKESKHEALADIYDSINELKYYRQHFIIG, via the coding sequence ATGGCACAAGATAACAATAACCTCATCTGGGTGGACATGGAAATGACCGGACTCAATCCGGATACCGACTGCATCATCGAAGTGGCTGTCGTGATTACCGATTCGCAATTGAATACGGTTGCAGAAGGGCCTGTTCTGGTCGTGCATCAATCCGATGATGTGTTGAACGGCATGGATAAATGGAATCAATCGACGCATTCCAAATCCGGTCTGATCGATAAAGTGAAAACTTCGTGCCTGAATGAAGCAGAAGTCGAAGCGCAATTGCTTGAATTTTTGAAATTGTACGTACCGCGCGGCGTATCACCGATGTGCGGAAATTCAATTTGCCAAGACCGGCGTTTCATGGTGCGCTCGATGCCGCAGCTTGAAACCTACTTCCATTACCGCAATCTCGATGTCAGTACTCTGAAAGAGTTGGCTAAACGCTGGAAACCCGAGATTGCATCCGGCTTCAGCAAAGAAAGTAAGCATGAAGCGCTAGCGGATATATATGACTCCATCAACGAACTCAAATACTACCGCCAGCATTTTATTATTGGGTGA
- a CDS encoding EF-hand domain-containing protein translates to MFHNKSLLYLATITLLTVSAPVVFAAEAGKAGGHQHQGEQHQAHGSNQSKHSHDQHDGHQCEHMVAVDANTDGRISKEEFMKHHEQMFDKKDINKDGFIDKEEMHRMMGKMHQHMEENKQHKHEHDDHQKTDGHSHNGAKK, encoded by the coding sequence ATGTTTCATAACAAAAGTCTTTTATATTTGGCAACAATTACTCTATTGACCGTTTCTGCACCGGTGGTTTTTGCTGCTGAAGCTGGCAAAGCAGGCGGCCATCAACATCAGGGGGAACAGCATCAAGCGCATGGCAGCAACCAATCCAAACATAGCCACGATCAGCACGATGGTCATCAGTGCGAGCACATGGTGGCGGTTGATGCCAATACAGATGGCAGGATCAGCAAGGAAGAATTCATGAAACATCACGAACAGATGTTTGATAAAAAGGACATCAATAAGGATGGTTTTATTGATAAAGAAGAAATGCATCGCATGATGGGAAAAATGCATCAGCATATGGAAGAAAATAAACAACACAAACATGAACATGATGACCATCAGAAGACCGATGGTCATTCACACAATGGTGCAAAAAAATAG
- the rsgA gene encoding ribosome small subunit-dependent GTPase A, with amino-acid sequence MRGKKSGVACGDQVEYQLTTIGQGVIETVQPRISLLYRSDAFKEKIIAANVTQIIIVVAAVPSFSEELISRCLAAAESENIEVLIVLNKADLIAPTQTAMQTLSLYQNLDYRILPVSALQDVSALRPHLRNHLSVLAGQSGMGKSTLLNSLIPEARRATAEISVALDSGTHTTTYSQLYHLDENSAVIDSPGFQEFGLNHIKEENLAWGFLEFHPYFGQCKFSNCRHLKEPGCAILTAVKQGKITEKRLGFYHKLLCRDRSGTGLTR; translated from the coding sequence ATGCGCGGCAAAAAAAGCGGTGTCGCATGCGGTGATCAGGTTGAATACCAATTAACCACCATCGGACAAGGTGTAATTGAGACAGTACAACCGCGCATCTCGTTGCTCTACCGCAGCGACGCCTTCAAGGAAAAAATCATCGCCGCCAACGTCACGCAAATCATCATCGTCGTTGCAGCGGTTCCGAGTTTCAGCGAAGAGCTTATCAGCCGCTGCCTTGCTGCCGCCGAAAGTGAAAATATCGAAGTATTAATCGTACTGAACAAAGCTGATCTGATCGCACCGACCCAAACGGCAATGCAAACACTATCGCTGTACCAGAATTTGGACTATCGTATTCTGCCGGTCAGCGCTCTGCAGGATGTATCCGCACTTCGCCCCCACCTGAGAAATCACTTGAGCGTACTGGCCGGACAATCCGGCATGGGCAAATCGACATTACTCAATTCCTTGATTCCGGAAGCACGGCGTGCCACTGCGGAAATTTCCGTAGCGCTCGACTCAGGCACACACACCACCACGTACTCTCAGCTTTACCATCTCGATGAAAACAGCGCCGTCATCGACTCCCCCGGCTTCCAGGAATTCGGCCTGAATCACATTAAGGAAGAAAACCTGGCATGGGGATTTCTCGAATTCCATCCCTACTTCGGTCAATGCAAATTTAGTAATTGCCGCCACCTTAAAGAACCTGGGTGTGCAATACTAACAGCGGTAAAACAAGGAAAAATCACCGAGAAACGGTTAGGCTTTTATCATAAATTGCTGTGCCGGGATCGTTCCGGCACAGGCTTGACTAGATAA
- a CDS encoding HIRAN domain-containing protein, with protein MSRRAFLQSLTALLGGFALPALTQAKPAARQWKTLQISPVAGFQYHQGETLWPQLAAGQSVTLIREPGNRFDQRAVRIDWQGEKLGYIPARDNAAVSQLLDHGEKLSALIVGLKKSNNPWERIEVEVKWFI; from the coding sequence ATGTCTCGACGCGCATTTTTGCAATCACTCACCGCTCTGCTCGGCGGATTTGCGTTACCGGCATTGACGCAAGCAAAACCGGCGGCCAGACAATGGAAAACCCTGCAAATCTCCCCGGTCGCAGGGTTCCAGTACCACCAGGGCGAAACGCTCTGGCCGCAACTCGCCGCCGGCCAATCCGTCACCCTGATCCGGGAACCCGGTAACCGCTTCGACCAACGCGCCGTCCGTATCGACTGGCAAGGCGAAAAACTCGGCTATATCCCCGCAAGAGACAACGCCGCCGTTTCGCAACTGCTGGATCACGGAGAAAAATTATCGGCTTTGATCGTAGGGTTGAAAAAAAGCAATAATCCGTGGGAACGGATTGAGGTGGAGGTGAAGTGGTTTATATAG
- a CDS encoding pitrilysin family protein, which produces MNSDNRSTFFSIFSICNFLLLISLSAPSAVFANPHEFLLDNGLKLIVKQDHRSPVVVTQIWYKVGSIDEVNGVTGVAHVLEHMMFKGTEKVPNGEFSKKIAAAGGRENAFTSYDYTGYYQQLHKKHLPMAMELESDRMRNLLITKEEFEKEIKVVMEERRLRTDDQPRSLLYEKMMSVAYQAHPYKNPIIGWMNDLENMTVDDVQDWYDRWYAPNNAILVVVGDVDAEEVHQLAKKYYGAIQSRPLFSFNERKPQSEPPQLGSKRITVKAPAELPYLIMGYHAPAIKNVQEDWEPYALEILEGVLDGNASARLNKSLVRESQIASSASAGYGAMARGPSLFFLSAVPSAGKTVAELEQALRGEIEKIAKTGVTAAELARVKAQVIAGHVYQLDSMFSQAMQIGRLESIGVSYRDTDLILEKLKAVTAEQVRDVARKYFNDDSLTVAVLDPQPLEQKAPPRAPAGLRH; this is translated from the coding sequence ATGAATTCTGATAACCGTAGCACTTTTTTTAGTATCTTTTCAATTTGCAATTTTCTATTGCTCATCAGCCTGTCGGCACCATCCGCAGTATTTGCCAATCCGCATGAATTCTTGCTCGATAATGGCTTAAAGTTGATTGTAAAACAAGATCATCGCTCACCGGTGGTCGTCACTCAAATTTGGTACAAAGTAGGCAGTATCGATGAAGTCAATGGTGTTACCGGTGTAGCGCATGTGCTGGAACACATGATGTTCAAAGGCACTGAGAAAGTTCCGAATGGTGAATTTTCGAAAAAAATTGCAGCGGCCGGCGGGCGCGAAAATGCTTTTACCAGTTACGATTACACCGGCTATTATCAGCAATTGCACAAAAAACATTTGCCTATGGCGATGGAACTGGAATCGGACCGGATGCGCAATTTGCTGATCACCAAAGAAGAGTTTGAAAAAGAGATCAAAGTCGTCATGGAAGAGAGAAGATTGCGCACCGACGACCAACCACGTTCATTGCTGTACGAAAAAATGATGTCGGTCGCCTACCAAGCGCATCCGTACAAAAATCCGATCATCGGCTGGATGAATGATTTAGAAAACATGACTGTAGATGATGTGCAAGACTGGTACGACCGCTGGTATGCGCCGAACAATGCGATATTGGTAGTGGTCGGTGATGTTGATGCTGAAGAAGTACATCAGTTAGCAAAAAAATACTACGGCGCAATTCAGTCCCGCCCATTGTTTTCTTTCAATGAGCGCAAACCACAATCAGAACCGCCGCAACTTGGCTCAAAACGAATAACCGTCAAGGCGCCGGCGGAATTACCTTATCTAATTATGGGCTACCATGCTCCGGCGATCAAAAATGTCCAGGAAGACTGGGAGCCTTACGCTTTGGAAATTTTGGAAGGCGTGTTGGATGGCAACGCATCCGCGCGACTGAATAAATCACTAGTGCGTGAAAGCCAGATTGCCAGCTCCGCAAGCGCAGGCTACGGCGCCATGGCACGTGGCCCAAGCCTTTTCTTCCTTAGCGCGGTACCGAGCGCAGGTAAAACTGTTGCAGAACTGGAACAGGCATTACGAGGAGAAATTGAAAAAATCGCTAAAACCGGGGTAACAGCAGCAGAACTGGCACGGGTTAAAGCGCAAGTAATTGCCGGCCACGTCTATCAGCTCGACTCCATGTTTTCCCAGGCCATGCAAATAGGCCGACTGGAAAGCATCGGAGTATCCTATCGGGACACGGATCTTATTTTAGAGAAATTAAAAGCAGTAACTGCGGAACAAGTCCGCGATGTCGCGCGGAAGTACTTTAATGATGACAGCTTGACGGTTGCGGTATTAGATCCGCAACCTTTGGAACAAAAGGCGCCTCCACGAGCACCGGCCGGATTACGACATTAA
- a CDS encoding chemotaxis protein CheW, translating into MFQEQTEQTANRATDSSSVAVAGATNEYLTFRLGKEEYGIEILKVQEIRGYEAITQIANAPDFIKGVVNLRGIIVPIIDMRIKFRLTDVDYNQFTVVIILNVAGRVMGIVVDGVSDVINLTADQLRPAPGLGSVIDTEYIMGLGTIDDRMLILIDIEKMMSSSDMGLIEQSIN; encoded by the coding sequence ATGTTTCAGGAACAGACGGAACAAACGGCAAATAGAGCAACGGATTCGAGTAGCGTCGCAGTTGCAGGGGCAACCAATGAGTATCTGACTTTCCGCTTGGGAAAAGAAGAGTATGGAATCGAGATACTAAAAGTGCAGGAGATCCGTGGCTATGAAGCCATCACGCAGATAGCCAATGCGCCCGACTTCATCAAAGGTGTGGTGAATTTAAGGGGCATCATCGTGCCGATCATTGATATGCGGATTAAATTCAGATTGACTGACGTGGATTACAACCAATTTACAGTGGTTATCATTTTAAACGTTGCCGGCCGGGTAATGGGTATTGTGGTGGATGGCGTGTCGGATGTGATTAATTTGACAGCCGATCAATTACGACCGGCACCAGGTTTGGGATCGGTTATTGATACCGAATATATCATGGGGTTAGGAACCATTGATGATCGGATGCTCATTTTAATCGACATCGAAAAGATGATGAGTAGCAGTGATATGGGTTTGATCGAACAAAGCATTAATTGA
- a CDS encoding SEC-C metal-binding domain-containing protein, producing MKTGRNDPCPCGSGKKYKQCCLQAQETQQTEDFLWHQIRRAINGLPEKLLKFSQNHWGQHALLEAWGDFTLWSEEEFSPDTPHLQLFMPWFFFNWHPDDSIPDTPRKKTTGEAFLGKHGPATRSAPETLHRTMLRNAIQFLRHCVGAPRRWIPATQHPDRRRMLRHRALRLGARRSRANRIWQAG from the coding sequence ATGAAAACAGGACGTAACGACCCCTGCCCTTGCGGCAGCGGCAAAAAATACAAACAATGCTGCTTGCAGGCGCAAGAAACACAGCAAACCGAGGATTTTTTATGGCATCAGATACGCCGTGCAATTAATGGACTGCCTGAAAAATTACTGAAATTCTCGCAAAACCATTGGGGCCAGCACGCCTTGCTGGAAGCATGGGGAGACTTCACATTATGGAGTGAAGAGGAATTTTCTCCGGACACGCCGCACTTGCAGTTATTCATGCCTTGGTTCTTTTTTAACTGGCACCCGGACGATTCAATCCCCGATACCCCCCGTAAAAAAACAACCGGGGAAGCATTTCTCGGCAAGCATGGGCCGGCAACTCGATCCGCTCCTGAAACGCTACATCGAACAATGCTGCGTAACGCCATTCAGTTTCTTCGACATTGTGTCGGTGCGCCCCGGCGATGGATTCCTGCTACGCAACATCCTGACCGGCGAAGAATGTTACGCCACCGAGCACTCCGCCTCGGTGCACGCCGAAGCCGGGCAAATCGTATTTGGCAAGCTGGTTAA
- a CDS encoding 4a-hydroxytetrahydrobiopterin dehydratase has protein sequence MNTTVCDLTSKQCKPCEGGISPLSSAEATAFMQQIEGWQLQDKQISKTYTFKNYYQTMAFVNAVAWISHREDHHPDMLVGYNQCAVTYTTHAIGGLSENDFICAAKIDKLFAI, from the coding sequence ATGAATACGACCGTGTGCGATTTAACATCCAAGCAATGCAAACCGTGCGAAGGCGGTATCTCGCCGCTATCAAGCGCGGAGGCTACCGCCTTTATGCAGCAAATTGAAGGCTGGCAATTACAGGATAAACAGATCAGTAAAACCTACACCTTTAAGAATTATTACCAGACCATGGCATTCGTGAATGCAGTAGCTTGGATTTCGCATCGCGAGGATCACCATCCTGATATGCTGGTAGGCTACAATCAATGCGCTGTAACCTACACCACACACGCCATCGGTGGTTTATCTGAAAATGATTTCATTTGTGCGGCGAAAATCGACAAGTTATTCGCAATTTGA